One genomic window of Planctomycetia bacterium includes the following:
- the lysS gene encoding lysine--tRNA ligase: protein MSTEDVSTPGVHEAARREKLRKITELGHDPWGHRFDDHLSIGSIRKRENEITEEIPAEAAVEGARDKGPILHGPKVRAAGRIVLQRTKGKLIFLDIKDWTGKIQVFIGRGQVGEENWALAENFDLGDLIGVEGEFKRTKTGELTIFAEQLTFLTKSVLPHPDKFHGIQDAEQRQRMRYIDLIYTEGALDRFLQRTKIVQSIRSTLGGEGFVEIEGPTLHAIAGGAAARPFETHHNALDMQLYMRIALELHLKRLLVGGVERVYELGRVYRNEGISPRHNPEFTMLEVYQAYGDYRSMMDLTEKLIVGAIRASRPAGDDSLVLKWGEKTIDFTPPFQRLSYDELFEKHAGVRPDDEAAVKALAEKIGFETTGKHPDVIKSEVFEEKVEDALVGPIFVIDYPASICPLTKRKRDNPRVAERFELFVHGMEVANAYTELNDPYLQEELFSGQLEGQKEEDSMSKMDHDFVRALKHGMPPAGGLGIGIDRLVMLLTNAQTIRDVILFPVLRHEV, encoded by the coding sequence ATGTCGACCGAAGATGTCAGTACGCCCGGAGTCCACGAAGCCGCGCGCCGCGAAAAGCTGCGCAAGATCACCGAGCTCGGGCACGACCCGTGGGGCCACCGGTTCGACGACCATCTGTCGATCGGGTCGATCCGCAAGCGCGAGAACGAAATCACGGAAGAGATCCCGGCCGAAGCCGCGGTCGAAGGGGCGCGCGACAAGGGCCCGATCTTGCATGGGCCGAAGGTGCGCGCCGCCGGCCGGATCGTGCTCCAGCGCACGAAGGGGAAGCTGATCTTCCTCGACATTAAAGATTGGACCGGCAAGATTCAGGTCTTCATCGGCCGGGGCCAAGTCGGCGAAGAGAATTGGGCGCTGGCCGAGAACTTCGACCTCGGCGACTTGATCGGCGTCGAAGGAGAGTTCAAGCGGACGAAGACCGGCGAGCTGACGATCTTCGCCGAGCAGCTCACCTTTCTCACGAAGTCAGTGCTGCCGCATCCCGATAAGTTCCACGGCATCCAAGACGCCGAACAGCGGCAACGGATGCGCTATATCGACCTCATTTACACCGAAGGGGCGCTCGATCGGTTCCTGCAACGAACCAAGATCGTGCAGTCGATCCGGAGCACGCTCGGCGGCGAAGGGTTCGTCGAAATCGAAGGCCCGACGTTGCACGCCATTGCCGGCGGCGCGGCGGCGCGCCCTTTCGAAACGCACCACAACGCGCTCGACATGCAGCTCTACATGCGCATCGCGCTCGAGCTGCACTTGAAGCGGCTGCTCGTCGGCGGCGTCGAAAGGGTTTACGAACTCGGCCGGGTCTACCGCAACGAAGGTATCAGCCCGCGGCATAATCCCGAATTCACGATGCTCGAGGTCTACCAGGCCTACGGCGACTATCGCTCGATGATGGACCTGACCGAGAAGCTGATCGTCGGCGCGATTCGCGCCAGCCGGCCCGCGGGCGACGATTCGCTGGTGTTGAAGTGGGGCGAGAAGACGATCGACTTCACGCCGCCGTTCCAACGCCTGAGTTACGACGAGCTCTTCGAGAAGCACGCCGGCGTGCGCCCCGACGACGAAGCCGCGGTGAAGGCGCTGGCGGAAAAGATCGGCTTCGAGACGACCGGCAAGCATCCGGATGTCATCAAGAGCGAAGTCTTCGAAGAGAAGGTGGAAGACGCGCTCGTCGGGCCGATCTTCGTAATCGATTATCCGGCGAGCATCTGCCCGCTGACGAAGCGGAAGCGCGACAATCCGCGCGTCGCCGAACGGTTCGAGCTGTTCGTGCATGGTATGGAAGTCGCCAATGCCTACACCGAGCTGAACGATCCGTACCTGCAAGAAGAGCTTTTCAGCGGCCAACTCGAAGGACAAAAAGAAGAAGATTCGATGTCGAAGATGGACCACGACTTCGTCCGCGCCTTGAAGCACGGCATGCCCCCTGCCGGCGGCTTAGGGATCGGTATCGATCGCTTAGTAATGCTGCTGACGAACGCCCAAACGATTCGCGATGTGATTTTGTTCCCAGTGCTACGACACGAAGTTTAG
- a CDS encoding DUF485 domain-containing protein translates to MGLDHGPSTHIETEDEITAARNAKLGMKLFVLYLAVYAIYVFLAAFSPQTLRTIGPFGLNVAVLYGFGLIIKALCLALVYAWICRTHAPR, encoded by the coding sequence ATGGGTCTCGACCACGGTCCTTCGACGCACATTGAAACGGAAGATGAAATCACGGCCGCGCGGAATGCCAAGCTCGGCATGAAGCTGTTCGTGTTGTATCTCGCCGTCTATGCGATCTATGTGTTTCTCGCGGCCTTCTCGCCGCAGACGCTGCGCACCATCGGGCCGTTCGGCTTGAACGTCGCCGTGCTCTACGGCTTCGGGCTCATCATCAAAGCGCTCTGCTTGGCGTTGGTCTACGCTTGGATCTGCCGCACGCATGCGCCGCGGTAG
- a CDS encoding cation acetate symporter produces MKYEASLSAVVIFALFVFVTLAISFYFARKTSSAKSYFAAGGQIHWFVNGVAFAGDYLSAASFLGICGMIAFYGYDGFLYSIGYLAGWVVALFVVAEPLKRLGKYTFADALDAKFGSPGIKLAAGISTLVVSIFYLIPQMVGAGALVKPLLGFDHAIGVCLVGAVVVMIVVTAGMVSTTYVQFLKGSLLVVFSTVLTVAILNRGLVDPSESDAATRPRILLSGASEAKSATEVAPTGDWSKSAYSRTRDAEGIVTVWKKFELEGQSGLIECQASTITKEGKKLVNGKPWGKGPGEADFFPVGTVAKLPGDAKSTGKLGPLEYLSTLEQSTMLLWAEDKKKITEADGSVTTVYYPTPTKGSDVLMPGNSPTFAGLRAPEFSKKLNFLSLMLALFFGTASLPHILIRYYTVKDQAAARKSTVVGIASIGFFYVLTLFIGLGAMTSGAIDVTNSNMAAPLLAKSIGETLFAIISAIAFTTVLGTVAGLIVAASGAVVHDLLSGFFKLEMDDHKKVRFGRIGSVVVGVIAIILGILFEKMNVTFLVGWAFSVAASANMPSLATMLFWKGTTRQGIIAGILVGMVSSLGWVLLSADAYKDVYGLSPDLAPMPFSQPGIVTIPLGFATVILVSLLTKKKDVAVPTAR; encoded by the coding sequence GTGAAGTACGAAGCCTCGCTTTCGGCCGTCGTGATCTTTGCTCTGTTCGTCTTCGTGACGTTGGCGATCAGCTTCTACTTCGCGCGCAAGACGAGCTCGGCGAAGAGCTATTTCGCCGCCGGCGGACAGATTCATTGGTTCGTCAACGGCGTGGCGTTCGCCGGCGATTATCTTTCCGCGGCGTCGTTTCTCGGCATCTGCGGGATGATCGCGTTCTACGGCTACGACGGGTTCCTCTACTCGATCGGCTACCTGGCGGGCTGGGTCGTGGCGCTGTTCGTCGTCGCCGAGCCCTTGAAGCGTTTGGGCAAGTACACGTTCGCCGACGCGCTCGACGCGAAGTTCGGCTCGCCCGGCATCAAGCTCGCGGCCGGCATCAGCACGCTCGTCGTCAGCATCTTCTACTTGATCCCGCAAATGGTCGGCGCGGGCGCGCTCGTGAAACCGCTGCTAGGGTTCGACCACGCGATCGGCGTCTGCTTGGTCGGTGCCGTGGTCGTGATGATCGTCGTCACGGCCGGCATGGTGAGCACGACGTACGTGCAGTTCCTCAAGGGCTCGCTGTTGGTCGTGTTCAGCACGGTGCTCACCGTGGCGATCTTGAACCGCGGGCTCGTCGATCCCTCGGAGAGCGACGCGGCGACCCGGCCGCGGATCTTGCTGAGTGGGGCGAGTGAAGCGAAATCGGCAACCGAAGTCGCACCAACCGGCGATTGGAGCAAATCGGCTTATTCCCGAACTCGCGATGCCGAAGGAATCGTCACCGTTTGGAAGAAGTTCGAGCTCGAAGGGCAATCGGGACTGATCGAATGCCAGGCCTCGACGATCACGAAAGAGGGCAAGAAGCTCGTCAACGGCAAGCCGTGGGGCAAAGGACCAGGCGAAGCCGACTTCTTTCCGGTCGGCACGGTGGCTAAGTTGCCGGGCGATGCCAAGTCGACCGGGAAGCTCGGCCCGCTCGAGTATTTAAGTACGCTCGAACAGAGCACGATGCTGCTCTGGGCCGAAGACAAAAAGAAGATCACCGAGGCCGACGGCTCCGTCACCACGGTTTACTATCCGACGCCGACGAAAGGCTCCGACGTCCTCATGCCGGGGAACAGTCCGACGTTCGCCGGCCTGCGTGCGCCGGAGTTCTCGAAGAAGCTGAACTTTCTTTCGCTCATGCTCGCGCTCTTCTTCGGCACCGCTTCGCTGCCGCACATTCTGATTCGCTACTACACGGTGAAAGACCAAGCCGCGGCGCGAAAGAGTACGGTCGTCGGCATCGCCTCGATCGGGTTCTTCTACGTGCTCACGTTGTTCATTGGCCTCGGCGCGATGACGAGCGGCGCGATCGACGTGACCAACTCGAACATGGCTGCTCCGCTCTTGGCGAAGAGCATCGGCGAGACGCTCTTCGCGATCATTTCGGCGATCGCCTTCACGACCGTGCTCGGAACGGTCGCAGGCCTGATCGTCGCGGCTTCCGGCGCCGTGGTGCATGATCTGCTCTCCGGCTTCTTCAAGCTCGAGATGGACGACCACAAGAAGGTGCGCTTCGGGCGGATCGGGTCGGTCGTCGTCGGGGTGATTGCGATCATCCTCGGCATCTTGTTTGAGAAGATGAACGTGACGTTCTTGGTCGGCTGGGCGTTCAGCGTCGCGGCCTCGGCCAATATGCCGTCGCTCGCCACGATGCTCTTCTGGAAGGGAACGACGCGGCAAGGCATCATCGCCGGCATCTTGGTCGGCATGGTCTCGTCGCTCGGCTGGGTGCTCCTCAGCGCCGATGCCTATAAAGACGTCTACGGCCTCTCGCCCGACTTGGCCCCGATGCCGTTCAGCCAACCCGGCATCGTCACGATCCCGCTCGGCTTCGCCACGGTGATCCTCGTCTCGCTATTGACGAAGAAGAAGGACGTCGCCGTTCCAACGGCCCGATAA
- a CDS encoding substrate-binding domain-containing protein has translation MNLSRCWLLALLALLPASGCSSDTKPAKQQASAAATITLQTTTSPRDSGLLDYLLPKFREQSGIDVKVVAVGSGQALENSRRGDGDVIISHSPEAEQKFMDDGFGVSRRPLMENDFIIVGPATDPAKVKGLKSAAEAVRTISEAKAPFVSRSDESGTHVKEKSFWKSAKVEPSGDWYVRAGLGMADALRMADEKQAYTLTDRGTYLALREKLKNVPLVEGDPALINRYSVIVVSAAKHPGLHQPEATKFADFLLTPETKKRIGEFGREKFGESLFRPAP, from the coding sequence ATGAACCTTTCCCGTTGCTGGTTGCTCGCGTTGCTCGCCTTGTTGCCGGCGAGCGGCTGTAGCTCCGATACGAAACCCGCCAAGCAGCAAGCATCGGCGGCGGCGACGATCACGCTGCAAACGACGACGAGCCCGCGCGATTCCGGCTTGCTCGATTACTTGCTGCCGAAGTTTCGGGAGCAGTCGGGCATCGATGTGAAGGTAGTCGCCGTCGGGAGCGGACAAGCGCTTGAGAACTCGCGCCGCGGCGACGGCGATGTGATCATCTCGCACTCGCCCGAGGCCGAGCAGAAATTCATGGACGACGGTTTCGGCGTCTCGCGGCGTCCATTGATGGAAAACGATTTCATCATCGTCGGACCTGCGACCGACCCGGCGAAGGTGAAGGGCCTCAAGTCGGCGGCCGAGGCCGTGCGCACGATCTCGGAAGCGAAAGCCCCGTTCGTTTCTCGCAGCGACGAGTCGGGAACGCACGTCAAAGAAAAATCTTTTTGGAAGTCGGCCAAAGTCGAGCCGAGCGGCGATTGGTATGTTCGCGCCGGCTTGGGCATGGCCGATGCGCTGCGCATGGCGGACGAAAAGCAAGCGTATACGCTGACCGATCGAGGCACTTACCTCGCGCTCCGCGAGAAGTTGAAGAACGTGCCGCTCGTCGAAGGGGATCCGGCCCTGATCAACCGCTATTCGGTCATCGTCGTCTCGGCGGCGAAGCATCCCGGCTTGCATCAACCGGAAGCGACGAAGTTCGCCGACTTTCTCCTCACGCCGGAAACGAAGAAGCGGATCGGCGAATTCGGCCGCGAGAAGTTCGGCGAGTCGCTGTTTCGACCGGCGCCCTAA
- a CDS encoding ATP-binding cassette domain-containing protein has protein sequence MSETPLVHVDWIEKRLSATFRLSAPTLTIARGETLAIVGPTGAGKSTLLKMLAGLIAPDQGRVSFDGADLAKPAESQAARHRIAWMPQNPLMQRGSVRYNVEYGLRIRGLSDQATRNAKVDAILALLDLTKLAAQSARTLSGGQIQLTALARALVVEPELLVLDEPTANLDPARVAMVETALRTTARERRPAIVWATHNLFQARRTAERVCLILDGVPIETAATETFFTQPRDSRTADFVAGKMIY, from the coding sequence ATGAGCGAGACGCCGCTAGTGCATGTCGATTGGATCGAAAAGCGCTTGAGCGCGACGTTTCGCCTGAGCGCTCCGACGTTGACGATTGCCCGCGGCGAAACGCTGGCGATCGTCGGGCCGACAGGTGCCGGAAAAAGTACGCTACTAAAGATGCTCGCCGGACTTATCGCGCCCGACCAAGGTCGCGTCTCGTTCGACGGAGCCGACCTCGCGAAGCCGGCGGAGAGCCAAGCGGCGCGGCATCGCATCGCTTGGATGCCGCAGAATCCGTTGATGCAGCGAGGCTCGGTTCGTTACAACGTCGAGTACGGTTTGCGGATTCGCGGCCTTTCCGACCAAGCGACGCGCAACGCGAAGGTCGACGCGATTCTGGCCCTGCTCGATCTCACGAAGCTCGCCGCGCAATCGGCACGAACTCTCTCCGGCGGGCAGATTCAACTGACCGCGCTGGCTCGGGCACTCGTCGTCGAACCGGAGCTCTTGGTGCTCGACGAGCCGACGGCGAACCTCGACCCGGCCCGAGTCGCGATGGTCGAAACAGCACTGCGCACGACTGCGCGCGAGCGCCGGCCGGCGATCGTGTGGGCCACGCACAACTTGTTCCAAGCCCGTCGCACGGCCGAGCGGGTTTGTTTAATATTAGACGGCGTGCCGATCGAAACGGCCGCGACGGAAACCTTCTTCACGCAGCCGCGCGACTCGCGCACTGCCGACTTCGTCGCCGGTAAGATGATCTATTAA